From Vagococcus jeotgali, one genomic window encodes:
- a CDS encoding helix-turn-helix domain-containing protein, translating to MIYKLLEPKVKTNLAILNEIYKNNRWTKTSSISEELDISERTVQHYFKDIFSLKEAFDEDTPNDLKILYFKTKGIRIIDYKNEFEDFKKFTIQNSLTIILLQDIINHRMTSVANYSQKYFISETTVRKNLKRIKETCQYYGLDIYRFQLTGDEEKIRFFISLISKMTNREPLYQIEGIDYNKIEDVFTEFFTEMNIKLSQMKKIRLINRFLIHLQRISLNKKVTFDDSITMTLKNHEFYPAIRALFNQYLVFDEREITFYFYIISLDNELNRNEVTNIVYRHSQKNDLPICTHTIAIFNQIKGLLKPLTPSESETITQNLFYINYLTMKYGDLVFDYKYSMDVQYDLSRHPSLCKKITQLLQEHLIDQKLISDREINTLLQQYLFRLLYFIDPSNLDQVINIYMEPSFDSFQQQQIKEYLDLFFNHQVCYLDTFDEDVADMVLTPYHETCQKLVYPSKLVTMVKFPLSISLLKVIETKLTHPKDDLEAKYEIY from the coding sequence TTGATTTATAAATTACTAGAACCAAAAGTAAAGACTAATCTAGCTATATTAAATGAAATATATAAAAATAACAGGTGGACAAAGACTTCCTCTATATCTGAGGAGCTAGATATTTCGGAACGAACTGTTCAGCACTATTTCAAAGATATTTTTAGTCTAAAAGAAGCATTTGATGAAGATACACCAAACGACTTAAAAATTTTATACTTTAAAACAAAAGGTATTAGGATTATTGATTATAAAAATGAATTCGAAGATTTCAAAAAATTTACTATTCAAAATAGTCTAACTATTATTCTTTTACAAGATATTATTAATCACCGTATGACGTCTGTTGCTAATTACTCACAAAAATATTTTATTAGTGAAACAACCGTTAGAAAGAATTTAAAGCGTATAAAAGAAACTTGTCAGTATTATGGTTTAGATATTTATCGCTTTCAATTAACTGGTGATGAAGAAAAAATCAGATTTTTTATTTCGCTAATCTCTAAAATGACCAACAGAGAACCTCTATACCAGATTGAGGGCATTGATTACAATAAAATCGAAGACGTATTCACTGAGTTTTTTACAGAGATGAATATCAAGTTATCTCAAATGAAAAAAATCCGTCTAATTAATCGCTTCTTAATCCACCTGCAACGTATCAGTTTAAATAAAAAAGTAACATTTGATGATAGTATTACTATGACTTTAAAAAACCATGAGTTCTATCCGGCCATTAGAGCCTTATTTAATCAGTATCTTGTCTTTGATGAAAGAGAAATAACATTCTACTTTTATATTATATCTTTAGATAATGAGTTAAATAGAAATGAAGTAACAAATATCGTTTATCGTCATTCTCAAAAAAATGACTTACCGATTTGCACACATACCATTGCTATCTTCAATCAAATTAAAGGGTTATTAAAGCCTTTAACTCCTAGTGAATCTGAGACTATCACACAAAATTTATTTTATATTAATTACTTAACCATGAAATATGGTGATTTAGTTTTTGACTATAAATATAGTATGGATGTCCAATATGATCTAAGTAGGCATCCGTCTCTTTGTAAAAAAATCACACAACTCTTGCAAGAGCATTTAATTGATCAAAAACTTATCTCTGACAGAGAGATAAATACTTTACTACAGCAGTATTTATTTAGATTATTGTACTTTATCGATCCTAGTAATTTAGATCAAGTGATTAATATTTATATGGAACCATCTTTTGATAGCTTTCAACAGCAACAAATTAAAGAATATTTAGATTTATTTTTCAATCATCAAGTTTGTTATTTAGATACTTTTGATGAAGATGTGGCAGATATGGTTCTTACACCTTATCATGAAACGTGTCAAAAATTAGTTTACCCAAGTAAACTTGTTACTATGGTTAAATTCCCACTAAGTATCTCCTTACTTAAAGTTATTGAAACAAAGCTAACCCATCCAAAAGATGATTTAGAAGCAAAATATGAAATATATTAG
- a CDS encoding YeiH family protein yields the protein MLSLKQAKKIIPGLFLAFILAVFAKFGARFFPNLGAETLAILIGIFSGNCFFHQKTWEVGTKWAEKRLLEISIVLLGMSATFQTITKIGIAGVLFILSQMTLTIIFVYMLGRLLSFNQNMSLLMAGGNAVCGSSAIGAIAPEIGAKDEEKGQIITLVNLLGTIMMLTLPIISTILYPENTMKQSALIGGTLQSVGQVIASASMVSSQTLEMATLFKILRIICLVFVVYFFRRFTQKTDSHQQRQIEKTLKSPFPWYIIGFIILCTLNSLLPIPSIIKESSHFISSWCEVTALAAIGLRINAKQFLKEGHRFIIYALAVGVIQIILAIILIFIFNP from the coding sequence ATGTTAAGCCTTAAACAAGCAAAAAAAATTATTCCCGGTCTTTTCTTAGCATTTATTTTAGCCGTTTTTGCTAAATTTGGAGCTAGGTTCTTTCCTAATTTAGGAGCTGAGACTTTGGCGATTTTAATAGGTATTTTTTCAGGAAACTGTTTCTTTCACCAAAAAACTTGGGAAGTAGGGACAAAATGGGCTGAAAAGCGGCTTCTAGAAATATCTATTGTGTTATTAGGAATGAGCGCTACGTTTCAAACTATTACTAAAATTGGTATTGCTGGTGTCTTATTTATTTTAAGTCAAATGACTCTAACCATTATTTTTGTCTATATGTTAGGTCGGCTTCTATCTTTTAATCAAAATATGTCACTTTTAATGGCTGGAGGAAATGCAGTTTGTGGCTCTTCTGCAATTGGTGCTATTGCACCAGAAATTGGGGCTAAGGATGAAGAAAAGGGACAGATTATCACTTTAGTTAACCTACTTGGAACCATTATGATGTTAACACTTCCTATCATATCAACTATTCTTTATCCAGAAAATACCATGAAACAAAGTGCTTTGATTGGTGGGACTTTACAATCAGTAGGACAAGTCATTGCAAGTGCTAGTATGGTAAGTAGCCAAACTTTAGAAATGGCAACGTTATTCAAAATATTAAGAATTATCTGTCTTGTATTTGTCGTTTATTTTTTTAGGCGTTTCACGCAAAAAACAGACAGCCATCAGCAAAGACAAATAGAAAAAACATTAAAGTCACCATTTCCTTGGTATATCATAGGTTTTATCATCCTATGCACTTTAAATAGCCTATTACCTATACCTAGTATAATTAAGGAAAGTAGCCATTTTATTAGTAGTTGGTGTGAGGTAACAGCTCTTGCTGCTATTGGTTTGAGAATTAACGCAAAACAATTTCTAAAAGAAGGACACAGGTTCATTATATATGCTTTAGCCGTTGGTGTTATTCAAATTATTCTAGCGATCATTTTAATATTTATATTTAACCCATAA
- a CDS encoding 5-bromo-4-chloroindolyl phosphate hydrolysis family protein produces the protein MKQKKYIYTNILVLIFIALSLFLVGRGHMIDIFYLLILAVLGILGYKFYHKTTRVKDVPIDVPRLSREKESHYIKEGMTQDEIIFFRQTMAETKKQIEQLSHNMESVAKLKAINLRYDTLKASKGLFKELVRDPKKLHLADHFLYHHLPNIVELTNKYIEINNHDIKTKNTYTVLNDSAVAIEEASILISQDYVNFVSDDIDDIEVEISIAKQNVNRDKRYTDDDDLFEEDF, from the coding sequence ATGAAACAAAAAAAATATATCTATACTAATATCCTTGTGCTTATCTTCATCGCCCTATCTTTGTTCCTAGTTGGTCGTGGGCATATGATTGATATCTTTTACCTACTCATACTAGCTGTATTAGGTATCTTGGGCTATAAATTTTATCACAAAACAACAAGGGTTAAGGATGTCCCAATTGATGTACCACGTTTGAGTAGAGAAAAAGAAAGTCATTACATTAAAGAAGGAATGACTCAAGATGAGATTATCTTCTTTAGACAAACAATGGCAGAAACAAAAAAACAAATTGAGCAATTATCTCATAATATGGAAAGTGTAGCAAAACTTAAAGCTATTAATTTAAGATATGATACTCTGAAAGCTTCAAAAGGATTGTTTAAAGAATTAGTGAGAGATCCCAAAAAGCTACACTTAGCTGATCACTTTCTTTATCACCATTTACCAAATATAGTTGAATTAACTAATAAGTACATCGAGATCAATAACCATGACATTAAGACAAAAAACACTTATACTGTACTAAATGATAGTGCTGTTGCCATTGAGGAAGCTTCTATACTGATTAGTCAAGATTATGTAAATTTTGTTTCTGATGACATTGATGATATTGAAGTGGAAATTTCAATTGCTAAGCAAAATGTGAACCGAGATAAGCGATATACTGATGACGATGACCTATTTGAGGAGGATTTCTAA
- a CDS encoding 5'-methylthioadenosine/adenosylhomocysteine nucleosidase: protein MKIGIIGAMEQEVTLLKEHLEDMKEWKEAGVCFYSGKINEHDVVLTQSGIGKVLAGMTTTLLISHYHVDAVINTGSAGGIGSGLKIGELVISEKLAYFDADVTAFGYNYGQMPQMPLYYEADTKLIEAAKLASEQVDLATHTGLIVTGDTFIHSQEQQDHIKTHFPDCLANEMEGAAIAQVAAQFNVPFVVIRAMSDVGDENASVNFDEFIIEAGKQSGAMVLELLSHLKER from the coding sequence ATGAAAATAGGAATCATAGGTGCTATGGAGCAAGAAGTAACATTGCTAAAAGAGCATTTGGAAGACATGAAAGAATGGAAGGAAGCAGGGGTTTGCTTTTACTCTGGTAAAATTAATGAACATGATGTGGTATTGACACAATCAGGAATTGGTAAAGTGTTAGCTGGAATGACAACAACCTTATTGATTAGTCATTATCATGTGGATGCTGTGATTAATACTGGTAGTGCTGGTGGTATTGGTAGTGGGTTAAAAATTGGTGAGTTGGTTATCTCGGAAAAGCTGGCCTATTTTGATGCTGATGTGACAGCTTTTGGTTATAACTATGGACAAATGCCACAAATGCCTCTTTATTATGAGGCAGATACTAAATTAATAGAAGCTGCAAAGTTAGCTTCAGAACAAGTAGATTTAGCAACACATACTGGCTTAATTGTAACAGGTGACACTTTTATTCATAGTCAAGAACAACAAGATCATATTAAAACACATTTTCCAGATTGTTTAGCCAATGAAATGGAAGGAGCAGCTATTGCTCAAGTTGCAGCGCAATTTAATGTACCGTTTGTTGTCATTCGTGCTATGAGTGATGTAGGTGATGAGAATGCTAGTGTTAATTTTGATGAATTTATTATTGAAGCTGGTAAACAATCAGGAGCCATGGTATTAGAATTACTATCACACTTAAAAGAGAGGTAA
- a CDS encoding cysteine hydrolase family protein, translating to MEALISIDYTYDFVADDGRLTTGECGQQIEKYLVAVTKKFIENGDYVVFAIDGHDTTDTLHPETNLFPPHNIIGTSGRELYQSLKTLYDDYSSLGNVYWINKRHYSAFSGTDLDIRLRERHIQTVHLTGVCTDICVLHTAIDAYNLGYKIVIHEQAVQSFDAQGHEWALRHFKNTLGATII from the coding sequence ATGGAAGCTTTAATATCAATTGATTACACATATGATTTTGTGGCAGATGATGGGCGTTTAACAACAGGTGAGTGCGGGCAACAGATTGAGAAATATTTAGTTGCTGTAACTAAAAAATTTATTGAAAATGGTGATTATGTTGTGTTTGCTATCGATGGTCATGACACAACGGATACGCTTCATCCAGAAACTAATTTATTTCCACCTCATAATATTATAGGGACATCAGGTAGAGAGTTATATCAAAGTTTAAAAACGTTATATGATGATTATTCAAGTCTAGGAAATGTTTACTGGATTAATAAGCGCCATTATTCTGCTTTTAGTGGCACGGATTTAGATATTCGCTTGCGTGAGCGACATATTCAGACAGTTCATTTGACGGGTGTTTGTACAGACATTTGTGTCTTACATACGGCTATTGATGCTTATAATTTAGGTTACAAGATTGTTATTCATGAACAGGCTGTACAAAGTTTTGATGCTCAAGGTCATGAATGGGCATTAAGACATTTTAAAAACACATTAGGTGCGACTATTATTTAA
- a CDS encoding TIGR01440 family protein: protein MTNQELKDQLASIIYNILEQTELHSGDLFVLGCSSSEVVGGVIGKQTSEETGILIVETILTLLNKQGIHLAVQGCEHINRALILEKDVALKFGYEIVSVVPALQAGGACATAAFSQMSHPVAVEHIIAKAGIDIGDTAIGMHVKHVQIPIRPIHKTLGEAHVTALGSRPKLIGGPRAVYVKP, encoded by the coding sequence ATGACTAATCAAGAATTAAAGGACCAGCTAGCAAGTATTATTTATAATATATTAGAACAAACAGAGTTACATTCAGGTGACTTATTTGTTTTAGGATGTAGTAGCAGTGAAGTAGTAGGTGGTGTGATTGGTAAACAAACTAGTGAGGAAACTGGTATTCTCATCGTCGAAACAATACTAACTTTATTAAATAAGCAAGGTATTCACTTAGCTGTCCAAGGCTGTGAACATATTAACCGAGCTCTTATTTTAGAAAAAGATGTGGCTTTAAAGTTTGGCTATGAAATAGTATCTGTGGTCCCTGCTCTGCAAGCTGGAGGAGCTTGTGCAACGGCTGCATTTTCACAAATGAGTCATCCCGTTGCTGTTGAACATATTATAGCTAAAGCTGGAATCGATATCGGTGACACTGCCATTGGTATGCATGTTAAACATGTTCAAATCCCTATTAGACCTATTCATAAAACATTAGGAGAAGCTCACGTGACAGCACTAGGAAGTCGCCCGAAACTCATTGGTGGGCCAAGAGCTGTGTATGTTAAGCCTTAA
- a CDS encoding NUDIX hydrolase encodes MVDKFNEKTIHRETIFKGHVIDVYVDDVSLPNQEISKRELVFHQGAVGILAITSEDKIVLVRQFRKALEKSILEIPAGKIEKDELDLAKTAKRELEEETHYRCKKLEKVTSFITSPGFCNEELTLYQAFDLEKVDNPLPRDEDEFLDIIELTLTQAKEEIKKGTICDAKTMYALLYWESQQL; translated from the coding sequence ATGGTAGATAAATTCAATGAGAAAACAATTCATAGAGAGACTATTTTTAAGGGACATGTCATAGATGTGTATGTGGATGATGTTTCTTTACCTAATCAAGAAATATCTAAGAGAGAACTTGTTTTTCATCAAGGAGCCGTTGGGATTTTAGCTATTACTTCTGAAGATAAAATTGTATTGGTTAGACAGTTTCGAAAAGCGCTTGAAAAAAGTATATTAGAAATACCTGCTGGAAAAATTGAAAAAGATGAACTTGATTTAGCGAAAACTGCCAAACGAGAATTGGAAGAAGAGACTCATTACAGATGTAAAAAACTTGAAAAAGTGACATCATTTATCACGTCACCTGGATTTTGTAATGAGGAGCTGACGTTGTACCAAGCTTTTGATTTAGAAAAAGTGGACAATCCATTACCTAGAGATGAAGATGAGTTTTTAGATATTATAGAATTAACCTTAACACAAGCTAAAGAAGAAATTAAAAAAGGCACTATTTGTGATGCTAAAACAATGTATGCATTATTATATTGGGAATCACAACAGCTATAA
- a CDS encoding toxic anion resistance protein has protein sequence MKNDELKNMTPVSDTLDDLLSNPFENPVKQEVVVEKTSTNAAESIRVLDKLPEDRKKQAIELASQIDVSDSQSVMSYGVAAQQKLGEFSHSMLNHVQNQDIGPMGDSLNELMYRLNEASPSELEAQDSNIFKKMFGKVKQSVYEVTAKYQKIGAQIDKIAIKLDREKDGLLNDNQMLEQLYHKNKDYFDALNIYIAAGEVKLEELQLETIPQAMKHAEETGDQMDAQIVSDLNQFVDRLEKRTYDLNLARQITIQQAPQIRLIQNTNQALAEKIQASINTAIPLWKNQVAIALTLLRQKDAVTAQRQVSATTNDLLAKNSEMLKISAIETAEENERGIVDIETLQKTQNDLIETIQETLRIQKEGKEKRKNAEIELSIMEDDLKNKLLEMSDSQYNG, from the coding sequence ATGAAGAATGATGAATTAAAAAATATGACCCCTGTTAGTGACACACTTGATGATTTATTAAGTAACCCTTTTGAAAATCCAGTAAAACAAGAAGTGGTTGTGGAAAAGACATCAACTAATGCTGCTGAATCAATTAGAGTATTAGATAAATTACCAGAAGATAGAAAAAAACAAGCCATTGAGCTGGCCAGTCAAATTGATGTTTCTGATAGCCAATCTGTTATGAGTTATGGTGTGGCTGCTCAACAAAAATTAGGTGAGTTTTCTCACTCTATGTTAAACCATGTTCAAAACCAAGATATTGGTCCTATGGGAGACTCTTTAAATGAATTGATGTATCGTTTAAATGAAGCTAGCCCTAGTGAACTAGAAGCTCAAGATAGCAATATATTCAAGAAAATGTTTGGTAAAGTGAAACAATCAGTTTATGAAGTCACTGCTAAATATCAAAAAATTGGTGCTCAAATTGATAAAATTGCTATTAAGCTAGATAGAGAAAAAGATGGCTTGCTAAATGATAATCAGATGCTTGAGCAGCTATATCACAAAAATAAAGATTATTTTGATGCCTTAAATATTTACATCGCTGCTGGTGAGGTGAAGCTAGAAGAATTACAACTAGAAACAATTCCTCAAGCGATGAAACATGCTGAAGAAACAGGAGATCAAATGGATGCCCAAATTGTAAGTGATTTAAACCAATTCGTTGACCGCCTAGAAAAAAGAACTTACGACTTAAATTTAGCTCGTCAAATTACAATCCAGCAAGCACCACAAATTCGGTTGATTCAAAATACAAACCAAGCTCTGGCTGAAAAAATCCAAGCTTCAATCAACACTGCCATTCCTTTATGGAAAAACCAAGTAGCCATTGCCCTTACTCTCTTGCGTCAAAAAGATGCTGTCACAGCTCAAAGGCAAGTATCAGCAACAACAAATGATTTACTAGCTAAAAATTCGGAAATGTTGAAAATATCAGCTATTGAAACAGCTGAGGAGAATGAGCGTGGCATCGTTGATATTGAAACCTTACAAAAAACTCAAAATGATTTAATTGAAACAATTCAAGAAACATTACGTATTCAAAAAGAAGGAAA